Proteins found in one Chloroflexota bacterium genomic segment:
- a CDS encoding pitrilysin family protein codes for RADPNAYIDELFQRAIFAGHPASIPVLGTPETISGLSPDSIAGTRARFWAASNLALTIAGRIRPDEALALAAEYFGNLFSGSANVRAPATPTGSPFGDAVRATAGRQQAVFRVGYLAPSLLDDDRYPMAVLNAVTSGSSGRLFREIRSARGLAYVAGSGYSPLSDTGAWFATAGVDPDNLDAALSVTRDLIEQLREQAPSSGETSDRQGEIAGRQILADETNEARVGRLASQELLGTVATDEYVRRVRAVTPDDVLRVATTYLDPSSALVVIVQPESTSPTGPP; via the coding sequence GACGGGCGGACCCGAACGCGTACATCGACGAGCTATTTCAGCGGGCGATCTTCGCGGGCCATCCGGCCAGCATTCCCGTCCTGGGAACGCCGGAGACGATCAGCGGGCTCAGCCCGGACTCCATCGCCGGGACGCGGGCACGCTTCTGGGCCGCGTCGAATCTCGCGCTCACCATCGCCGGGCGCATTCGCCCGGACGAGGCGCTAGCCCTCGCGGCGGAGTATTTCGGCAATCTCTTTTCCGGTTCGGCCAACGTCCGGGCCCCCGCCACCCCGACGGGATCGCCCTTCGGGGACGCCGTTCGCGCGACGGCCGGGCGCCAGCAGGCCGTGTTCCGCGTTGGCTACCTCGCGCCATCCCTGCTCGACGACGATCGGTACCCCATGGCTGTCCTGAACGCCGTTACCAGCGGCTCGTCCGGGCGGCTGTTCCGCGAGATTCGCAGCGCACGCGGCCTGGCCTACGTGGCGGGGTCCGGTTACAGCCCGCTGTCGGACACCGGGGCCTGGTTTGCCACGGCTGGCGTGGACCCCGATAACCTCGACGCGGCGTTGTCGGTCACCAGAGATTTGATCGAGCAGCTCCGCGAGCAGGCGCCATCGAGCGGGGAAACCAGCGACCGGCAGGGTGAGATCGCCGGGCGCCAGATCCTTGCTGACGAGACGAACGAGGCCCGGGTCGGTCGGCTCGCGTCTCAGGAGCTGCTGGGTACGGTGGCGACGGACGAGTATGTGCGCAGGGTCCGCGCTGTCACACCGGACGACGTGCTCCGCGTGGCCACCACCTACCTCGATCCATCCAGCGCGCTCGTCGTGATCGTCCAGCCCGAGTCAACGAGCCCGACCGGCCCGCCATGA
- the nth gene encoding endonuclease III: MTQPTDRRAHAERVIQGLKRAYPDAHCELNFTSPFELLVATILSAQCTDERVNQVTADLFRRYRSPADYARAPQEVLEQEIHSTGFFRQKARSIRGMADALHNRFADTVPRSIDEMVQLPGVARKTANVVLGSAYGIPSGIVVDTHVLRVSYRLALTDQKQPEKVEQDLMDVVPKDEWIWFSHAMIWHGRRVCFARAPNCGGCVLNDICPKRGVGVGLQSGGRSRSRRGG; the protein is encoded by the coding sequence GTGACGCAGCCGACCGACCGGCGGGCGCATGCCGAGCGCGTCATCCAAGGCTTGAAGCGCGCGTACCCCGATGCCCACTGCGAGCTGAATTTCACCTCGCCGTTCGAGCTGCTGGTGGCAACCATCTTGTCTGCCCAGTGCACGGATGAGCGCGTGAATCAGGTCACGGCCGACCTTTTTCGCCGGTACCGATCGCCAGCGGATTACGCGCGTGCGCCGCAGGAGGTCCTGGAGCAGGAGATCCATTCAACCGGGTTCTTCCGTCAAAAGGCGCGGTCCATTCGCGGAATGGCCGACGCTCTCCACAATCGGTTTGCCGACACGGTGCCGCGGTCGATCGACGAGATGGTGCAGCTCCCGGGCGTCGCGCGCAAGACGGCAAACGTCGTCCTCGGTTCTGCTTACGGCATCCCATCGGGCATCGTCGTCGATACCCACGTCCTCCGCGTCTCCTATCGCCTCGCGCTGACCGACCAGAAGCAACCGGAGAAGGTCGAGCAAGACCTGATGGACGTGGTGCCCAAAGATGAGTGGATCTGGTTCAGCCATGCCATGATCTGGCACGGCAGACGGGTCTGCTTCGCGCGCGCTCCCAACTGCGGTGGCTGCGTGTTGAATGACATCTGCCCCAAGCGAGGCGTGGGGGTTGGGCTTCAGAGCGGCGGGCGATCACGATCCCGCCGGGGCGGGTGA
- a CDS encoding D-glycerate dehydrogenase, giving the protein MISDGPRQPVTPRVFVTRQIPEAGLVPLRERFSVDVWPGPLPPSHETLRESVAGCAGILSLLTDRIDVEIMDAAGAGLRVVSNFAVGVDNVDVAEATRRKIPVGNTPGVLTEATADLAWSLLMAAARRLIEGDRYVRSGQWHTWEPQLLLGAEVHGATLGVVGYGRIGQAVARRARGFDMRVLYTRLGPDTREEWATRVSFEQLLDECDFVSIHTPFTEETRHLFNAEAFRRMKPGAILINTARGPVVETAALVDALRSGHLGAAALDVTDPEPLPADHPLLRLDRCIVSPHLGSATHATRNRMAQMAAANLIAGLAGERLPHCANPEVYR; this is encoded by the coding sequence ATGATCTCGGATGGGCCGCGCCAACCGGTTACGCCGCGTGTCTTCGTGACACGGCAGATCCCGGAGGCCGGCCTCGTTCCATTGCGAGAGCGATTCTCCGTCGACGTCTGGCCTGGCCCACTCCCCCCATCCCACGAGACGCTACGCGAATCGGTCGCTGGATGCGCGGGGATTCTGTCGCTCCTCACTGACCGGATCGACGTCGAGATCATGGACGCCGCCGGGGCTGGACTCCGGGTCGTCAGCAACTTCGCCGTCGGGGTGGACAACGTCGACGTGGCGGAGGCGACGCGCAGGAAGATTCCCGTCGGCAATACCCCAGGCGTCCTGACCGAGGCGACCGCCGATCTCGCCTGGTCGCTCCTCATGGCGGCCGCGCGCCGCCTCATCGAAGGAGACCGATACGTTCGGAGCGGGCAGTGGCACACCTGGGAGCCGCAGCTTCTGCTCGGAGCGGAGGTCCATGGCGCCACGCTGGGAGTAGTGGGATACGGGCGAATCGGGCAGGCGGTCGCGCGGCGCGCCCGCGGATTCGACATGCGCGTGCTCTATACGCGGCTCGGCCCAGACACGCGCGAAGAGTGGGCGACGCGGGTAAGCTTCGAACAACTCCTCGATGAATGCGACTTCGTGAGCATCCACACGCCGTTCACGGAAGAAACTCGCCATCTCTTCAATGCCGAGGCGTTCCGGCGCATGAAGCCGGGCGCCATTCTGATCAATACGGCGCGTGGGCCTGTCGTGGAGACGGCGGCGCTCGTCGACGCGCTCCGCTCTGGCCACCTGGGCGCCGCCGCGCTCGACGTGACGGATCCCGAGCCGCTTCCGGCCGATCACCCGCTCCTTCGCCTCGACCGATGCATTGTTAGCCCGCACCTTGGGAGCGCGACCCACGCCACGCGGAACCGAATGGCCCAGATGGCCGCCGCGAACCTGATCGCTGGATTGGCCGGTGAACGACTGCCCCACTGCGCGAACCCGGAAGTGTACCGCTGA
- a CDS encoding polysaccharide deacetylase family protein has translation MPTDNQRYPYWPLPARPPLKWPNEARVAFWIIPNVEHFRFDKLGPGSTLSPDVYEFAVRDYGARVGIWRMMDILDKYQLRATVALNADVCRFEPDIVKAGMERRWEWMGHGITNSQRLTGLSEDDERGLIRQVVDTIASTTGAAPTGWLGPGLGETDRTPDLLAEAGITYVADWVADDQPFPMRVKSGRLISVPYSQELNDIPVFTRKGLTPEQFYQLVCDQFDVLYDEGGTSGRVMALALHPFLSGHPFRARWLDRALQHITSHPDVWLTTGGEIARWYYERYYDAAPK, from the coding sequence ATGCCAACCGACAACCAGCGCTACCCGTACTGGCCTCTTCCGGCCAGGCCGCCCCTCAAGTGGCCCAATGAGGCTCGCGTGGCCTTCTGGATCATCCCGAACGTCGAGCACTTTCGATTCGACAAGCTCGGGCCCGGATCTACCCTGTCGCCCGACGTCTACGAATTCGCCGTTCGCGACTACGGAGCACGCGTTGGCATCTGGCGGATGATGGACATCCTGGACAAGTATCAGCTGCGGGCCACCGTCGCGCTGAACGCCGACGTCTGCCGGTTCGAGCCCGACATCGTGAAAGCAGGCATGGAGCGACGCTGGGAGTGGATGGGCCACGGCATCACGAATTCCCAACGCCTCACCGGGCTTTCCGAGGATGACGAGCGCGGGCTGATTCGCCAGGTGGTCGACACCATCGCATCGACGACGGGCGCTGCCCCGACCGGCTGGCTGGGCCCGGGCCTCGGGGAGACGGATCGGACGCCCGACCTTCTCGCCGAGGCTGGGATCACCTACGTAGCCGATTGGGTGGCGGACGATCAGCCGTTTCCCATGCGCGTCAAATCGGGACGGCTCATCTCTGTGCCCTATTCGCAAGAGTTGAACGATATTCCCGTCTTCACGCGCAAGGGTCTGACGCCCGAGCAGTTCTATCAGCTCGTTTGCGATCAGTTTGACGTGCTGTATGACGAGGGCGGAACGTCGGGACGGGTCATGGCGCTCGCGCTCCATCCCTTCCTGTCAGGGCACCCGTTTCGCGCCCGGTGGCTCGACCGGGCCCTGCAGCACATTACGAGCCATCCCGACGTCTGGTTGACGACCGGGGGTGAGATCGCGCGCTGGTACTACGAGCGGTATTACGACGCGGCCCCGAAATAG
- a CDS encoding MFS transporter has product MVFAVVYFCSLIAPFNQFKVPPLIPVLIQDLQISEVQAGLLMSVFAVSGAILALPAGLLYRRYGPTFVGTVAVASAGIGSAIGALSADPSMLLAGRLIEGTGMGMTAVVAIATVAAWFPPERRTIPMAILTTWIPVGQSLILAIAPRVYLLAGWRAVWWLGAVVALLAAALFAWLVRLPVGSTSVTLTARASSMRSALREPGPWWLAIFFSTFHMARAAFGTWTPTYLVNEAGFSLQDAATTVSLFYLASIPAALPGGWLIERIGSRKRAYIAVSLASIPAYAAAYVLDPRLVGLFAVWTGLCAAVVPTAVNGITPETVRDPTLVGPAVGVVAIGRNGGQLLAPVLVAPIIAAHAPWGWVGGVVVVLLLAGIAAGSRVGERGA; this is encoded by the coding sequence TTGGTCTTCGCCGTCGTGTACTTTTGCAGCCTCATCGCTCCGTTCAACCAGTTCAAGGTGCCACCCCTCATCCCCGTCCTGATCCAGGACCTTCAAATCTCGGAGGTCCAGGCGGGACTCCTGATGTCGGTGTTCGCCGTGTCCGGTGCCATCCTCGCCCTCCCCGCCGGCCTCTTGTATCGACGCTACGGTCCGACCTTCGTCGGGACGGTGGCCGTGGCCAGCGCCGGCATCGGGTCCGCCATCGGCGCGTTGAGCGCGGATCCGTCCATGCTCCTCGCCGGCCGATTGATCGAGGGGACGGGAATGGGCATGACGGCGGTCGTTGCTATCGCCACCGTCGCGGCGTGGTTCCCTCCCGAGCGCCGCACCATTCCGATGGCCATCCTGACCACGTGGATTCCTGTGGGTCAGTCGCTGATTCTCGCCATCGCGCCGCGCGTCTATCTGCTGGCAGGCTGGCGGGCGGTCTGGTGGCTCGGAGCGGTGGTAGCCCTCCTGGCCGCTGCGCTTTTTGCCTGGCTGGTGCGGCTTCCGGTCGGCTCGACGTCGGTGACCTTGACGGCGCGCGCCTCGTCGATGCGAAGCGCGCTGCGCGAGCCCGGGCCCTGGTGGCTCGCCATCTTCTTCTCCACGTTCCACATGGCCCGGGCGGCATTTGGCACGTGGACGCCGACGTATCTGGTGAATGAGGCGGGATTCAGTCTGCAAGACGCGGCGACGACGGTCAGTCTCTTCTACCTCGCCAGCATCCCGGCTGCGCTGCCCGGTGGGTGGCTCATCGAACGCATTGGCTCGCGGAAGCGCGCGTACATCGCCGTGAGCCTGGCTTCGATCCCCGCCTACGCGGCCGCATACGTCCTGGATCCGCGCTTGGTGGGGCTCTTCGCGGTATGGACGGGGCTCTGCGCGGCAGTCGTCCCCACGGCGGTCAATGGAATCACACCGGAGACAGTTCGAGATCCCACGCTCGTTGGGCCGGCTGTGGGCGTTGTCGCCATCGGCCGAAACGGAGGCCAGCTCCTTGCGCCAGTCCTCGTTGCGCCGATCATCGCGGCCCATGCCCCTTGGGGATGGGTCGGCGGCGTGGTCGTGGTCCTGCTGCTCGCTGGCATCGCGGCGGGTTCTCGGGTTGGGGAGCGCGGCGCATGA
- the fbp gene encoding fructose-1,6-bisphosphate aldolase/phosphatase — protein sequence MAKVTLSVIKADIGGFVGHGQVHPATMDRCRECLTDAQARRQILDFHVSSVGDDINLIMTHERGVDSAAIHELAWDTFVAATEVAKELHLYGAGQDLLADAFSGNIRGLGPGVAEMEFEERPSDPIIVFMADKTEPGAFNLPLYRIFADPFNSIGLVIDTKMHEGFSFEVHDLIESRKILFHCPEDLYSMLMFIGSPAFNVIKSVYLRATGEIAAAGTTTRLSMIAGRYVGKDDPTLVVRCQSGLPAVGEVLEAFANPHYVAGWMRGSSCGPLTPVAQRDAHPSRFDGPPRVVALGFQLANGKLIGPRDMFDDVSFDGARAMANDMAYHMRRQGPFEPARLPMDEMEYTTMPQIMKKLGDRFEPIDGEAREEILAGAASAAEASLID from the coding sequence ATGGCGAAAGTCACCCTGAGCGTCATCAAGGCGGATATCGGCGGGTTCGTCGGTCACGGACAGGTGCATCCGGCCACTATGGACCGGTGTCGCGAGTGCCTGACAGACGCCCAAGCGCGGCGTCAGATCCTGGATTTTCACGTCTCATCCGTCGGCGACGACATCAATTTGATCATGACGCACGAACGCGGCGTTGATTCTGCCGCGATCCACGAGCTTGCCTGGGACACGTTCGTCGCCGCGACGGAGGTGGCGAAAGAGCTGCACCTGTATGGCGCTGGCCAGGACCTCCTCGCGGACGCCTTTTCCGGGAACATCCGCGGTCTGGGCCCGGGTGTCGCAGAGATGGAGTTCGAGGAGCGACCCAGCGACCCCATTATCGTCTTCATGGCGGACAAGACCGAGCCGGGTGCATTCAACCTGCCGCTCTACCGCATCTTCGCGGATCCGTTTAACTCCATCGGCCTCGTGATCGACACCAAGATGCACGAAGGCTTCTCCTTTGAGGTCCACGACCTCATCGAAAGTCGCAAGATCCTCTTCCATTGCCCCGAGGATCTGTACAGCATGCTCATGTTCATCGGATCTCCGGCTTTCAACGTGATCAAGTCCGTGTATCTGCGCGCCACCGGTGAGATCGCCGCGGCCGGGACCACCACGCGACTGTCCATGATCGCCGGCCGCTACGTTGGGAAGGACGATCCGACCCTCGTCGTGCGGTGTCAGAGCGGCCTACCCGCGGTCGGCGAGGTGCTGGAAGCCTTCGCCAACCCTCATTACGTCGCCGGCTGGATGCGCGGCTCGAGCTGCGGGCCGCTGACCCCAGTCGCGCAACGCGACGCTCATCCATCGCGGTTTGATGGGCCGCCGCGCGTGGTGGCGCTCGGGTTCCAACTCGCGAACGGGAAGCTGATCGGCCCCCGGGACATGTTCGACGACGTGTCCTTCGACGGGGCCCGGGCCATGGCGAACGACATGGCGTACCACATGCGGCGCCAGGGACCGTTCGAGCCTGCGCGGCTCCCCATGGACGAGATGGAATACACCACGATGCCGCAGATCATGAAGAAGCTGGGAGATCGATTCGAGCCGATCGACGGCGAGGCCCGCGAAGAGATCCTGGCCGGAGCGGCGTCCGCCGCCGAGGCGAGCCTCATCGACTGA
- a CDS encoding 3-methyl-2-oxobutanoate hydroxymethyltransferase translates to MAKLTVTSLQQMKRDGQKIMAAVCYDFQLSRILDRAGVPLISAGDSVGYTNLGQLTRYGTTMDEMVLVSRAVARGAETAVVNADLPFGPVQAGYKEAVRAAIRLIQEGEAQMVKLDNAAANMDAVNAIVNAGIPLWPQFGFSPQSSMAIGEFTARTEDMLARRREQILREAQELEAAGASLLDLTGVTHDLYGEVARTVKIPVLGGQAGAEADGRIFTGFQVRASGIDQERTPMNIGGFIYDAVRTTLDNVKAAKF, encoded by the coding sequence GTGGCAAAGCTGACGGTGACCTCGTTGCAGCAGATGAAGCGGGATGGGCAGAAGATCATGGCCGCGGTGTGCTATGACTTCCAGCTCTCCCGAATCCTCGATCGGGCGGGCGTGCCGCTGATCTCGGCCGGCGATAGCGTCGGGTACACGAACCTGGGCCAGCTGACGCGATACGGAACGACGATGGACGAAATGGTCCTGGTCAGCCGCGCGGTCGCGCGCGGAGCTGAGACGGCGGTCGTGAATGCCGATCTCCCCTTCGGCCCCGTTCAGGCGGGCTACAAGGAGGCCGTTCGGGCGGCAATTCGCCTCATCCAGGAGGGCGAGGCGCAGATGGTCAAGCTCGACAACGCCGCCGCGAACATGGATGCGGTGAATGCGATTGTGAACGCGGGCATCCCGCTGTGGCCACAGTTCGGCTTCTCGCCGCAGAGCTCCATGGCGATCGGCGAGTTCACCGCCCGCACGGAGGACATGCTGGCGCGGCGCCGCGAGCAGATCCTTCGCGAAGCGCAGGAGCTGGAGGCGGCGGGCGCCTCGTTGCTCGACCTGACGGGCGTGACGCACGATCTCTACGGCGAGGTGGCCAGGACGGTCAAGATCCCCGTGCTGGGAGGCCAGGCTGGGGCCGAGGCTGATGGTCGGATCTTCACCGGGTTCCAGGTCCGCGCCAGCGGCATCGACCAAGAGCGAACACCGATGAACATCGGTGGGTTCATCTACGACGCGGTGCGAACGACGCTGGACAACGTGAAGGCCGCGAAATTCTAG